The following are from one region of the Periophthalmus magnuspinnatus isolate fPerMag1 chromosome 5, fPerMag1.2.pri, whole genome shotgun sequence genome:
- the rybpb gene encoding RING1 and YY1-binding protein B, which translates to MGDKKSPTRPKRQAKQAADDGYWDCSVCTFRNTAEAFKCSICDVRKGTSTRKPRINSQLVAQQVAQQFPMPPPAKKERRERGEGRFDKERPEGEGERERPRSELDRPETVRPEGDSTDKECSDKEQPIKEKPDREKDITPAITKKPGSKKRPKTEHQSPPSDKHSIQSGKSVTKTNKNAHICRPKLKNIDRSTAQQLAITVGNVTVIITDFKEKTRSSSTSSSTITSSAASEQQHQSSGSESMDKGSSRASTPKGDLSMGHDESF; encoded by the exons GCCAAAAAGACAAGCCAAACAGGCGGCTGACGACGGATACTGGGACTGTAGCGTGTGCACCTTCAGGAACACTGCTGAGGCGTTTAAATGCAGCATCTGCGATGTGAGGAAGGGCACATCCACAAG GAAACCCAGGATCAACTCCCAACTCGTGGCTCAGCAGGTGGCCCAGCAGTTCCCCATGCCCCCGCCGGCCAAGAAGGAGCGAAGGGAAAGAGGCGAGGGACGCTTCGACAAGGAGCGGCccgagggggagggagagagagagaggccgaGGTCCGAGCTAGACCGCCCCGAGACTGTGAGGCCGGAGGGCGACTCCACAGACAAAGAGTGCAGCGACAAGGAGCAGCCGATCAAAGAGAAgccagacagagagaaggacatCACCCCCGCCATCACCAAGAAGCCCGGCAGTAAAAAGAG ACCCAAAACAGAGCACCAGAGCCCCCCCAGCGACAAACACAGTATTCAGTCCGGGAAATCGGTGACCAAGACCAACAAGAACGCACACATTTGCAG GCCCAAGCTGAAGAACATCGACCGGAGCACGGCGCAGCAGCTGGCCATCACCGTGGGCAACGTCACAGTGATCATTACAGACTTTAAGGAGAAGACacgctcctcctccacctcctcctccaccatcaCCTCCAGCGCCGCATCTGAACAGCAGCACCAGAGCTCCGGCTCCGAGAGTATGGACAAGGGCTCATCACGCGCCTCCACACCCAAGGGCGATCTGTCAATGGGGCACGACGAGTCCTtctga